A section of the Tamandua tetradactyla isolate mTamTet1 chromosome 4, mTamTet1.pri, whole genome shotgun sequence genome encodes:
- the LOC143681175 gene encoding uncharacterized protein LOC143681175 isoform X2, with translation MQPLELVKLKDVFIEFTQAEWVMLDSSQRRLVRDVMLENISHLLSVVLSGREDSVKEQEMPSVHHICKKEISTIMSLEQNSHTQKNGIICSKLPEDCTHSSRVIQHVLTHKGMKSYFSNLFGKALNDLSSFNQQQNLHPGSKSYECHLIEKSFVQNSGHTHYNETHVGEEPCEYHLFGKTFTKYSELRQHERTHTGEKPYECQLCGKAFTYYSKLKQHENTHTGEKSYECHLCGKAFSYTCSLKKHERTHTGEKPFECNLCGKAFSYSCSLKKHERTHTGEKPFECNLCGKAFNIFSYLREHERIHTGEKPYECHLCGKAFTRCSTLRKHKKIHTGETPYECHLCGKVFTFGSYLREHEKIHTGEKPYECQLCGKAFTYYSKLKQHENTHTGEKSYECHLCGKAFNHSSSLKKHERTHTGEKPYECHLCQKAFSQSFNLRRHEKTHTGEKPYECHLCQKVFTCYSNLRKHKRSHTVMKP, from the exons ATGCAGCCACTG GAGTTAGTGAAATTGAAAGATGTATTTATAGAATTTACTCAGGCAGAGTGGGTCAtgctggattcatcccagagaaggctggtcagagatgtgatgctggagaatatcagtcatctgCTCTCAGTGG ttctttcaggcaGGGAAGATAGtgttaaagaacaagaaatgccATCTGTGCATCATATCTGCAAGAAAGAAATATCTACCATCATGTCATTG GAGCAGAATTCTCATACTCAGAAGAATGGTATTATATGTAGTAAGTTGCCAGAAGATTGTACTCATAGTTCCAGAGTGATTCAACATGTGTTAactcacaaaggaatgaaatcttacttcagcaatctatttggaaaagccctcaatgatctatcatcttttaatcaacaacAGAATTTACACCCTGGAAGTAAGTCATATGAATGTCatttaattgagaaatcctttGTTCAGAATTCTGGCCATACACATTACAATGAAACTCATGTTGGAGAGGAACCCTGTGAATATCATCTATTTGGGAAAACCTTTACTAAATATTCTGAAttgagacaacatgagagaactcacactggagagaaaccatatgaatgccaactatgtgggaaagccttcacctaTTATTCTAAACTTAAACAACATGAgaacactcatactggagagaaatcttatgaatgtcatctatgtgggaaagccttctctTATACTTGTAGCCTgaaaaaacatgagagaactcacactggagagaaaccatttgAATGcaatctatgtgggaaagccttctctTATTCTTGTAGCCTgaaaaaacatgagagaactcacactggagagaaaccatttgAATGcaatctatgtgggaaagccttcaatatattttcttatcttagagaacatgagaggattcatactggagagaaaccatatgagtgTCATTTATGTGGTAAAGCTTTCACTCGTTGTTCTACCCttagaaaacacaagaaaattcacactggagagacaccatatgaatgtcatttatgtgggAAGGTCTTTACTTTTGGATCTTATCTTAGAGAACACGagaaaattcacactggagagaaaccatatgaatgccaactatgtgggaaagccttcacctaTTATTCTAAACTTAAACAACATGAgaacactcatactggagagaaatcctatgaatgtcatctatgtgggaaagccttcaatcATTCTTCCAGCCTTaaaaaacatgagagaactcacactggagagaaaccatatgaatgccatctatgtcaGAAAGCCTTCAGCCAATCTTTTAACCTTAGACGACATGAGaaaactcatactggagagaaaccctatgaatgtcatttatgtcagaAAGTCTTTACCTGTTATTCTAACcttagaaaacataagagaagtcACACTGTAATGAAACCTtag
- the LOC143681175 gene encoding uncharacterized protein LOC143681175 isoform X1: MQPLELVKLKDVFIEFTQAEWVMLDSSQRRLVRDVMLENISHLLSVGYQVCKSDVASQLVQGEEFWEEGIGYFQNQNSVLSGREDSVKEQEMPSVHHICKKEISTIMSLEQNSHTQKNGIICSKLPEDCTHSSRVIQHVLTHKGMKSYFSNLFGKALNDLSSFNQQQNLHPGSKSYECHLIEKSFVQNSGHTHYNETHVGEEPCEYHLFGKTFTKYSELRQHERTHTGEKPYECQLCGKAFTYYSKLKQHENTHTGEKSYECHLCGKAFSYTCSLKKHERTHTGEKPFECNLCGKAFSYSCSLKKHERTHTGEKPFECNLCGKAFNIFSYLREHERIHTGEKPYECHLCGKAFTRCSTLRKHKKIHTGETPYECHLCGKVFTFGSYLREHEKIHTGEKPYECQLCGKAFTYYSKLKQHENTHTGEKSYECHLCGKAFNHSSSLKKHERTHTGEKPYECHLCQKAFSQSFNLRRHEKTHTGEKPYECHLCQKVFTCYSNLRKHKRSHTVMKP, encoded by the exons ATGCAGCCACTG GAGTTAGTGAAATTGAAAGATGTATTTATAGAATTTACTCAGGCAGAGTGGGTCAtgctggattcatcccagagaaggctggtcagagatgtgatgctggagaatatcagtcatctgCTCTCAGTGG GATATCAGGTCTGTAAATCAGATGTAGCTTCACAGTTGGTTCAAGGGGAGGAATTTTGGGAAGAAGGAATTGGATATTTTCAAAACCAGAATTCAG ttctttcaggcaGGGAAGATAGtgttaaagaacaagaaatgccATCTGTGCATCATATCTGCAAGAAAGAAATATCTACCATCATGTCATTG GAGCAGAATTCTCATACTCAGAAGAATGGTATTATATGTAGTAAGTTGCCAGAAGATTGTACTCATAGTTCCAGAGTGATTCAACATGTGTTAactcacaaaggaatgaaatcttacttcagcaatctatttggaaaagccctcaatgatctatcatcttttaatcaacaacAGAATTTACACCCTGGAAGTAAGTCATATGAATGTCatttaattgagaaatcctttGTTCAGAATTCTGGCCATACACATTACAATGAAACTCATGTTGGAGAGGAACCCTGTGAATATCATCTATTTGGGAAAACCTTTACTAAATATTCTGAAttgagacaacatgagagaactcacactggagagaaaccatatgaatgccaactatgtgggaaagccttcacctaTTATTCTAAACTTAAACAACATGAgaacactcatactggagagaaatcttatgaatgtcatctatgtgggaaagccttctctTATACTTGTAGCCTgaaaaaacatgagagaactcacactggagagaaaccatttgAATGcaatctatgtgggaaagccttctctTATTCTTGTAGCCTgaaaaaacatgagagaactcacactggagagaaaccatttgAATGcaatctatgtgggaaagccttcaatatattttcttatcttagagaacatgagaggattcatactggagagaaaccatatgagtgTCATTTATGTGGTAAAGCTTTCACTCGTTGTTCTACCCttagaaaacacaagaaaattcacactggagagacaccatatgaatgtcatttatgtgggAAGGTCTTTACTTTTGGATCTTATCTTAGAGAACACGagaaaattcacactggagagaaaccatatgaatgccaactatgtgggaaagccttcacctaTTATTCTAAACTTAAACAACATGAgaacactcatactggagagaaatcctatgaatgtcatctatgtgggaaagccttcaatcATTCTTCCAGCCTTaaaaaacatgagagaactcacactggagagaaaccatatgaatgccatctatgtcaGAAAGCCTTCAGCCAATCTTTTAACCTTAGACGACATGAGaaaactcatactggagagaaaccctatgaatgtcatttatgtcagaAAGTCTTTACCTGTTATTCTAACcttagaaaacataagagaagtcACACTGTAATGAAACCTtag
- the LOC143681175 gene encoding uncharacterized protein LOC143681175 isoform X3 — MPSVHHICKKEISTIMSLEQNSHTQKNGIICSKLPEDCTHSSRVIQHVLTHKGMKSYFSNLFGKALNDLSSFNQQQNLHPGSKSYECHLIEKSFVQNSGHTHYNETHVGEEPCEYHLFGKTFTKYSELRQHERTHTGEKPYECQLCGKAFTYYSKLKQHENTHTGEKSYECHLCGKAFSYTCSLKKHERTHTGEKPFECNLCGKAFSYSCSLKKHERTHTGEKPFECNLCGKAFNIFSYLREHERIHTGEKPYECHLCGKAFTRCSTLRKHKKIHTGETPYECHLCGKVFTFGSYLREHEKIHTGEKPYECQLCGKAFTYYSKLKQHENTHTGEKSYECHLCGKAFNHSSSLKKHERTHTGEKPYECHLCQKAFSQSFNLRRHEKTHTGEKPYECHLCQKVFTCYSNLRKHKRSHTVMKP; from the exons atgccATCTGTGCATCATATCTGCAAGAAAGAAATATCTACCATCATGTCATTG GAGCAGAATTCTCATACTCAGAAGAATGGTATTATATGTAGTAAGTTGCCAGAAGATTGTACTCATAGTTCCAGAGTGATTCAACATGTGTTAactcacaaaggaatgaaatcttacttcagcaatctatttggaaaagccctcaatgatctatcatcttttaatcaacaacAGAATTTACACCCTGGAAGTAAGTCATATGAATGTCatttaattgagaaatcctttGTTCAGAATTCTGGCCATACACATTACAATGAAACTCATGTTGGAGAGGAACCCTGTGAATATCATCTATTTGGGAAAACCTTTACTAAATATTCTGAAttgagacaacatgagagaactcacactggagagaaaccatatgaatgccaactatgtgggaaagccttcacctaTTATTCTAAACTTAAACAACATGAgaacactcatactggagagaaatcttatgaatgtcatctatgtgggaaagccttctctTATACTTGTAGCCTgaaaaaacatgagagaactcacactggagagaaaccatttgAATGcaatctatgtgggaaagccttctctTATTCTTGTAGCCTgaaaaaacatgagagaactcacactggagagaaaccatttgAATGcaatctatgtgggaaagccttcaatatattttcttatcttagagaacatgagaggattcatactggagagaaaccatatgagtgTCATTTATGTGGTAAAGCTTTCACTCGTTGTTCTACCCttagaaaacacaagaaaattcacactggagagacaccatatgaatgtcatttatgtgggAAGGTCTTTACTTTTGGATCTTATCTTAGAGAACACGagaaaattcacactggagagaaaccatatgaatgccaactatgtgggaaagccttcacctaTTATTCTAAACTTAAACAACATGAgaacactcatactggagagaaatcctatgaatgtcatctatgtgggaaagccttcaatcATTCTTCCAGCCTTaaaaaacatgagagaactcacactggagagaaaccatatgaatgccatctatgtcaGAAAGCCTTCAGCCAATCTTTTAACCTTAGACGACATGAGaaaactcatactggagagaaaccctatgaatgtcatttatgtcagaAAGTCTTTACCTGTTATTCTAACcttagaaaacataagagaagtcACACTGTAATGAAACCTtag